Part of the Prevotella communis genome is shown below.
GACTTGAACACGAAGAAGATGGCGTGCTTGTCTGAATAGGTGGACAGGGGATCCAGGGGTACTGCAACCTCTGTGGGTACCTTCTTCATTTCTTTTGTCAGCTCCATAGAACCCAGTTTCACGCCACCGCGCGACTCCCAGGGACTGTCGATCATGATGTCAATCTGGCCCTTGATGCCTTCGGGGATGAAGTTGAGCAGCAGCGAGGTCTTCTTGCCTTCCGTCTCGGTGAAGTTGAAGTATTTATAACCTACGATAGACCCGTCGGTATTGTTGACCACCGAGTTGGTGTTGTTCTTCAGGTCGTAGGGCTTCTCAAACTTATCGTCGGTGCCATAGGAAGAGGCTACATAAGAACCAAAGAACGTGTTGTTAGGCCACTCGTGGATGGCGGTCTTTGGACCTGTGTACCAGCAGGCAATACCGGCAGAATGGCGCTCCAGCGGGTTCAGGCCATCGGTGCAGAAACCCTCGGAGGTATATTCGCCCTCGCTGATGAAGACCTTGCCGCCAGGACCTTCCTCTACTTCTACCTCGATAGGAGCCACCATAGCCTGACGGGCATACTCGTCGGTGCCTGTCTGACGATGATAGAACACCCACCATTGTCCGTTGATCTCGCAGATGCTGCCGTGGGTATTACCATCTACTGTGGCCGTAGCGATTGTGTCGCCCTGCTCGTTGACGTCACGTCCGCGTCCGTCGATGATGGTGCCGCCATAGGTCCAGGGACCCAGGGGGTTGTCGCTATAGGCATAGGCCAGCGTGTAGTTGGATATGGGCAGTCCGAACTCGCCATCCTTGGTGAAACGGCTATAGATGAAGACGTACTTGTCCTTAATCTTACGGATAGAAGAGGCCTCGAAGAAACTGAAGATGCCCTTCTGGTTGCGACCGGATATCATATCCTCCACAATCTTGGTGCCTGGTTTCACGGTAGCCATCGTGGCAGGGTCGAACTCGGCGGCATACGAGCGCTCAAAGCCCCAGTAGCCATACACGCGTCCGTCGTCATCTACGAAGACGGCGGGGTCGAACTGCAGCACGCCATCGGTGGCGTTGGGGTTCTCCTTACTCCAGTTGCACACCTCGAAAGGTCCGTCGGGGCGGCTGCTCTTACATACCATGCCGTTGCGTCCCCACGACTGGTTGTTGGGGAAGAGGTAATAGACCTTGTTGCCTGCCGAGTCGGTGGTCATCGTCACATCGGGTGCGAAGAGCACGTCGGCCAGTCCGGCACTGTCCAGCAGTTCACCATTGGCATTCTTGTTGACGCTGAATATCTCACCATCATAACGCCAGTCGGTGAGGTTGTCGACGGGTGCCGACCATACCACCTGGTCGCGTCCGCAGTAGGCTGTCACCAGGTCGTCGTGCGAGCCATACAGATAGACACGGTACTGGCCGGGATTGTCGGGATCCTCAAACACATAGGGTTCGCCATCGGGGATATGTTCCCAGAGTGGAAGGAAGGGGTTGCCCGGTGTGGTGAGTTTGGTTTCTGCCATCTCCTTGGGTTGTGTGTTACACGAAAGGACCATAGCCCCTAAGGCCATGTATCCTAGCAGATTCTTGTAGTTCATAGCGCTTATCTTTGTTTTTTTTTTCTTTTAGTCGCTACGCTTTGTAAAAGCGCTAAAGCGAGTCCCTTTTTACTTTTTCACCTTTTTACCTTTATTAATATAGATACCGCTGGGCAGTGACTGGAATTCGCCGGTATAGTGGCGTCCCTGCAGGTCGTAATAGCCGGTGTTGTTGGCCAGGGGCTTGTCTGTCACGGTGTTGATGCCTGTGATGTCTGCCTCGGCCTCGATACCTATCTCTGCTGCTGATGTCCAGGCTTTGCCATTGATTTCCGACTTGGCCACGAACTTCAGGTAGCGTCCTGCGGTGGATGTGGTGAGCTTGGCTGTCTGTTGGGCGGTGGTGTTCTTGAACTCGCCGCTGGCCACCTTGGTCCAGGTGGTCTTGTCCAGACTCAGGTATACCTCGTAGGCTTTCACCATACCGTTGCTGTTGCCATCCTGGCGAGCCAGGTAGGTGAAGGCCGTCACCTTGTAGATTTTCTTCATATCCACAACGATGGTGTGTGGGCACTGGGGTTCGTTGCTGCCCCAGGCCGTATGCCAGAACGTGCCGGTATTGTTGTCGAAGGCCAGTTTGGGCTCGTTGCCACCCTGGTAACTGTCGGCACTGACCAGTGCCCAGCTGGACTTGTTGATATAGAAGGGGAAGGTGTAGTCCATCTTCGGACTGTCCATCAAGCCCTCAGCCGTACAGTAGGCTGTCACCTTGCAGGCATCGTTGTGGAGCAGGGTAGTGGTGTATTTCTGATATTCCCCACCGTCGATACTGTAATAGATTGTGGCGTTCTTGGTAGGTGTTGTCATCTTGATGCGGCCAGTGCTCAGGCGTTCGCAACTCACGGGCTGACAAACGGGCATGTCGACGCGGGCTGCCTCGGCTGCCTTGACACCGGCTGTCAGGGGGATGATGAAGAAACGGAAGGCGGTATTGGCGGCTTTCAACTCGTATTTCGCCATCACATCAGGACCGCATGAGTTGTTGCCCAGGCCACGGGTGGCAGCGTCGAGGTTGACCACGGTAGTGGCGCACTTCACAAATTCGTAGGTGTGCTTCTTGCGGGTGTTGCTGTTGGTGTAGTTGTCTTCTGGACGGAAATGGACAGCCGAGGCGGCCATCTGGTCGGGGGCAGCAAAGAGCAGACCCTTGCCGTCTTCGTTGGTCACAGACAGCCAGCGCACCTCTTGTTTAGTGCCGTGCTCCTGGGGCAGAATATACTCTTCATACTGATCGGAGACGGTACTCTGGTAGATAGCAGGCAAACAGGCTTCTTTTCTGTCGCGATAGCTATCCCAAGGGCCGCGTCCGAACCATGAGATCTGTTCCATCTCCTTGGGCATCTCCAACTTAAAGCCGAGCTTAGGCAGGATGGCGCCTGTGTTGGCAGGACGGATAAACGAGTTGGTCATGATGGTACCGTCGGCACAGACGATGAAGTCGAGACTCACGTTGAAGGTGTTGGCACCACTGCCATAGGTGCTCTTCATGCTCACGGTGATGGTCTTGCCGTCTTCTGCCTTCGTCACGGTGGTAGAGGTGCCCTTAGCCGTACTGCTGAGCTTGGGCAGGTTCATGCCGTCCCAGGTACCTTTCTTGCTGCCATCATTATCCGTGGGCAGGCGGAAAGCGCTGAGATACAGTGGTTTGCTGAGCATCGTGACACCGTCAAGGGTGTAACCGGTCAGCGTACCCTTGCTCTTGGTGAAAGTGGCCTTGAAATGGGCACCGGTGATGGTGACGGCGGTACTGGTCTCGTCAAGGGTGAGGGCCTCCTCATTGGCAAAGGTGAGGTCCTTCATGGGTTTCGTGGCTGTCTTCACGGGCAGCTTCTCCTCTGCCACTACATAACCGGCATCGGCCCAGGCGGTCTGCGTGCGCTGTTTGGCACAGAAATAGATGAATGCCTCTTTGTCTGAAGAGAGTTCGCTGAGGGCGCTGAGGTCGATGGTGATATCCTTTGTCTTACCAGCCACAACCTCATCGCTGATGGAGCCAGAACCCAGGATATTTCCTTCCTCGTCCATCACGCTATAGCTCACGTCGTAGGTGGTACTGGGCAGGAAAGCCAACTTGTTCTTCATGCGGAACACGTTGGTCTTGCCACTCACGGCCGCCCATTCCAGGGGCTGGTATATCTTCTTCGTGTTATAGGTCTTGGCGGTATAGCTCAGGTCGGGGTGCACCAGTCCGTTGATACAGAAATTGCCGTCGTTGGGGTTGTCACCAAAGTCGCCGCCATAGGCCCAGTATTCCTTGCCCGTACTGCTCTTGGTGAGCAGGCCCTGGTCTTTGAAATCCCAGATGAATTCACCAGTCAGGCAGGGATATTTTTCGTATAGGTCGAACATCTCGCGTACATTACCCATTGAGTTGCCCATAGAGTGTGAGTTCTCGCATTGGATGTGTGGTTTGGGGTTGGTTTCTCTCTGGCGTGAGGAACCAATCCATTCGATAGTTTCGTAACTGCCATACATCGTTGATGATACATCGGCATAGTCGCTTCCGCCCTCGTAGTGGGTTGGACGCGTCTTGTCGAGCGCCTTGATGGCTGTCTGCACAGAGGCGAAGTTGTTGCCATTACCACTCTCATTACCAAACGACCACATGAAGATGCAGACGTGGTTGCGCATCCAGCGTACGTGGTTCTGTGAGCGCTCCACCATGGCATTCTTGAACTTAGTGTTGGATGACAGGCTCTGGTTGGCGTGGCACTCTACGTCGGCCTCGGCCAGTACATACATGCCGTATTTGTCGCACAGGTCATAGAACACAGGGTCGTTGGGATAGTGGGATGTACGTATGGCGTTGATATTCAGTCGTTTCATGCACAGAATATCCTGCTCAATCTCCTCGGGAGTGATGGCACGTCCGTTGACTGGAGAGAAGTCGTGACGGTTTACGCCGTGGAACACCATACGCTTACCGTTGATCAACAGCGAACCATTGCTGGCGATGGTCACCTCGCGGAAGCCAACCTTGCCACCACGGATATCAACCACCTTGCCCCCGGCATCCTTCAGTGTCAGCACCAGGTCGTAGAGGTTGGGCTCTTCGGCGCTCCATTTTCTGGGATTCGTCACGTCCATATCCAGACTGACGTCGGTGGCTTGGGATTTGAGGTTTGAGGTCTGAGAGGCAACGACGCTACTGCCGTCCATGATTTTCGCCTCTACCGTCATGCCTGCGTTCTCACCGCTGAGGGTCAGTTTTACGTTGGCCTTCGCATTGGCGTAGTTATTGTCCAGGTCGGTGGTGAAGAAGTAGTCGCGTATCTGACTCTTGGGTGCTGCCCACAGGAAACAGCTGCGGTGGATACCCGTGAGGCGCCAATAGTCCTGACACTCCAGGAACGAGCCACTGGTGAAGCGGTATACCTGCAGGGCAATGCTGTTCTCGCCCTCTGTGAGGTATGGTGTGATGTTGAATTCCGAGGGCAGGTAAGAGTCTTCCGAGTAACCTATGCGCTGTCCGTTGATCCACAGGTAGTAGCCGTGGCCCACGCTGTTGAAGCGTACGTAGATATCACGTCCCTGCCATTCCGCTGGCACGGTAAAGGTACGGCGATAGGTGCCCACGGGGTTGGGCATGTTGCTATTGTAGGTGAACCAACTGGGACGCTCCTTCATGATGCTGAAGGTGGTCTCGTCAAATGAGAACGGGTAGGCCACGTTACAATACAGGGGCTTGTCCCATGACTTGCCGTGATTCAGCCCCCATACCTGCCAACTGCTGGGCACGTCAATATCGGTCCAGGAGGCGTCGTTGAAGTCCTTGGCGCACCATTCCTCCTTGGCGCTGGTGGGCTTGGCCACCCATTGGAACTTCCACGTACCGTTGAGCGACTGGTAGTAAGGCGACTTACTGATGTCGTTTTGGTTGATGTCGGCTTCCGATGCCACCGGGATACTGATGGTATGTGCCGTTTCTCTGTTAACACTGGTTTTCAGAGGGTCGTCCCATTCCTTACCTGTCTGCGCATTCGCTGTCAGAACGGTAAGAATCAGACCACACAAATAGACAATCTTTCTCATTATGATTTAGGTTTTATTCTGATGTCTTGGTTTTTTAATCGTGCAAATTTACGAAAAAAATCATAATTCATAATTCATAATTCATAATTATTTTCTACTTTTGCAGAATGATGATACAACTGCCAAAAGAATTTATACATACAACGAAAGCGTTGATGGGTGAAGAGCGCTTCGAACGCTATCTTCATTCGTTTGAGGAAGAGACGCCTGTGAGCATCCGACTGAATCCGATGAAGCTGTCAGAGGGTAAATATCAGATGGAAGATGCGGTGCCCTGGTGTCGTAATGCCTATTATCTGGCCAAGCGTCCCAACTTTACTTTCGACCCTCTCTTTCATGCCGGCTGCTACTACGTGCAGGAGGCCGCCTCGATGTTTTTGGATGAAGTATTGAAGACCCTCCTCCGAGCCCTCCCTGAAATGAAGGGGAGTAATTACGCTCAAGAACAAATTCTTTCTACTCCTCTCCCTAGCAGGGAGGGGCTGGGGGTGAGTCTTGACCTCTGTGCTGCCCCTGGTGGCAAGTCCACGTTGCTCCGTTCTGCCCTGCCTGCGGATTGTGTGCTCTATAGCAACGAACCTATGCAGAAGCGTGCCAGTATTCTTCTGGAGAATGTGACGAAGTGGGGCTACAAGAATCATCATGTCACCAATCTCTATCCTCGAGACTATCGGAAGTCGAAGATGAAGTTCGACCTGATTCTCTGTGATGTGCCCTGCTCTGGTGAGGGTATGTTCCGCAAGGATGAGGCCACCATCAAGGAGTGGAGTCCGCAGAACGTGGAGAAATGCTGGCAGTTGCAGCGTGAGATAGTCAGCGATGCGTGGGCCTGTCTCAACAATGGCGGCATCCTGATTTACAGTACGTGTACCTTTAATACCAAGGAGAACGAGGAGAATGTCCGTTGGATACTGTCTGAGTTTGATGCTGAGGTGGTGCCCATTGAGACCAAGCCCGAGTGGAATATTACCGGTTCGCTCCTGCAGGACTTCGATGAGCCCGTCTATCGCTTCATTCCCGGCATCACGCGCAGTGAGGGCTTGTTTATGTGTGTGCTGCGTAAGGGTGGTGAAAGAAGTAAGAGGGATGATGTAAGAGGTAAGATGGACAGATTAAGGACTATGACATCAGACTTCAACCTTCAGCCGTCAGCTGTAAAAGTAGAACTGTCTTATTCTCAGGCCCTGGCTTATCTGCGTCGTGAGGCACTGGCGCTGCCTTCCGACACGCCTCTGGGTATTGTGGAAGTCTGTTTTATGGGGCATCCCTTAGGTCTGATGAAGAATATTGGCAATCGTGCCAATAACCTTTACCCCAAGGAGTGGCGCATCAAGACCACACACGTGCCGCAGGAGTACGAGCCTGTGTTGTGGTGAGGTTATTCATATGAATGTCGTAGGTGTCTGGCCTGCGGCTTTTTTTTTCTTAGTGGGTAATTGGGATGATGAAAAAAAATCCTGAAACCCATTTTGAGGTTTCAGGACTTTTCTCTGAGGTGCCTGGCGGATTCGAACCGCCGTAGACGGTTTTGCAGACCGTTGACTAAGCCACTCATCCAAGGCACCAACTATATTTCCTTGTTTGCGGGTGCAAAGGTAGTCATTTTTTTTTATTTGGCAAAATTTTTTTGTGGTTTTTTGCAGTCGCAGCATGGATTTCCTCCTTTTTTCTGCATTTGCTCTTTCAGCGCACAGCCAGGACAATCGTCGCATGCGCAACTCT
Proteins encoded:
- a CDS encoding family 43 glycosylhydrolase, producing the protein MNYKNLLGYMALGAMVLSCNTQPKEMAETKLTTPGNPFLPLWEHIPDGEPYVFEDPDNPGQYRVYLYGSHDDLVTAYCGRDQVVWSAPVDNLTDWRYDGEIFSVNKNANGELLDSAGLADVLFAPDVTMTTDSAGNKVYYLFPNNQSWGRNGMVCKSSRPDGPFEVCNWSKENPNATDGVLQFDPAVFVDDDGRVYGYWGFERSYAAEFDPATMATVKPGTKIVEDMISGRNQKGIFSFFEASSIRKIKDKYVFIYSRFTKDGEFGLPISNYTLAYAYSDNPLGPWTYGGTIIDGRGRDVNEQGDTIATATVDGNTHGSICEINGQWWVFYHRQTGTDEYARQAMVAPIEVEVEEGPGGKVFISEGEYTSEGFCTDGLNPLERHSAGIACWYTGPKTAIHEWPNNTFFGSYVASSYGTDDKFEKPYDLKNNTNSVVNNTDGSIVGYKYFNFTETEGKKTSLLLNFIPEGIKGQIDIMIDSPWESRGGVKLGSMELTKEMKKVPTEVAVPLDPLSTYSDKHAIFFVFKSDTKGKSLCKLENFAFQTK
- a CDS encoding glycoside hydrolase family 2 TIM barrel-domain containing protein gives rise to the protein MRKIVYLCGLILTVLTANAQTGKEWDDPLKTSVNRETAHTISIPVASEADINQNDISKSPYYQSLNGTWKFQWVAKPTSAKEEWCAKDFNDASWTDIDVPSSWQVWGLNHGKSWDKPLYCNVAYPFSFDETTFSIMKERPSWFTYNSNMPNPVGTYRRTFTVPAEWQGRDIYVRFNSVGHGYYLWINGQRIGYSEDSYLPSEFNITPYLTEGENSIALQVYRFTSGSFLECQDYWRLTGIHRSCFLWAAPKSQIRDYFFTTDLDNNYANAKANVKLTLSGENAGMTVEAKIMDGSSVVASQTSNLKSQATDVSLDMDVTNPRKWSAEEPNLYDLVLTLKDAGGKVVDIRGGKVGFREVTIASNGSLLINGKRMVFHGVNRHDFSPVNGRAITPEEIEQDILCMKRLNINAIRTSHYPNDPVFYDLCDKYGMYVLAEADVECHANQSLSSNTKFKNAMVERSQNHVRWMRNHVCIFMWSFGNESGNGNNFASVQTAIKALDKTRPTHYEGGSDYADVSSTMYGSYETIEWIGSSRQRETNPKPHIQCENSHSMGNSMGNVREMFDLYEKYPCLTGEFIWDFKDQGLLTKSSTGKEYWAYGGDFGDNPNDGNFCINGLVHPDLSYTAKTYNTKKIYQPLEWAAVSGKTNVFRMKNKLAFLPSTTYDVSYSVMDEEGNILGSGSISDEVVAGKTKDITIDLSALSELSSDKEAFIYFCAKQRTQTAWADAGYVVAEEKLPVKTATKPMKDLTFANEEALTLDETSTAVTITGAHFKATFTKSKGTLTGYTLDGVTMLSKPLYLSAFRLPTDNDGSKKGTWDGMNLPKLSSTAKGTSTTVTKAEDGKTITVSMKSTYGSGANTFNVSLDFIVCADGTIMTNSFIRPANTGAILPKLGFKLEMPKEMEQISWFGRGPWDSYRDRKEACLPAIYQSTVSDQYEEYILPQEHGTKQEVRWLSVTNEDGKGLLFAAPDQMAASAVHFRPEDNYTNSNTRKKHTYEFVKCATTVVNLDAATRGLGNNSCGPDVMAKYELKAANTAFRFFIIPLTAGVKAAEAARVDMPVCQPVSCERLSTGRIKMTTPTKNATIYYSIDGGEYQKYTTTLLHNDACKVTAYCTAEGLMDSPKMDYTFPFYINKSSWALVSADSYQGGNEPKLAFDNNTGTFWHTAWGSNEPQCPHTIVVDMKKIYKVTAFTYLARQDGNSNGMVKAYEVYLSLDKTTWTKVASGEFKNTTAQQTAKLTTSTAGRYLKFVAKSEINGKAWTSAAEIGIEAEADITGINTVTDKPLANNTGYYDLQGRHYTGEFQSLPSGIYINKGKKVKK
- a CDS encoding methyltransferase RsmF C-terminal domain-like protein, which translates into the protein MMIQLPKEFIHTTKALMGEERFERYLHSFEEETPVSIRLNPMKLSEGKYQMEDAVPWCRNAYYLAKRPNFTFDPLFHAGCYYVQEAASMFLDEVLKTLLRALPEMKGSNYAQEQILSTPLPSREGLGVSLDLCAAPGGKSTLLRSALPADCVLYSNEPMQKRASILLENVTKWGYKNHHVTNLYPRDYRKSKMKFDLILCDVPCSGEGMFRKDEATIKEWSPQNVEKCWQLQREIVSDAWACLNNGGILIYSTCTFNTKENEENVRWILSEFDAEVVPIETKPEWNITGSLLQDFDEPVYRFIPGITRSEGLFMCVLRKGGERSKRDDVRGKMDRLRTMTSDFNLQPSAVKVELSYSQALAYLRREALALPSDTPLGIVEVCFMGHPLGLMKNIGNRANNLYPKEWRIKTTHVPQEYEPVLW
- a CDS encoding FeoB-associated Cys-rich membrane protein — encoded protein: MEIIIVIAIIIASVAYVVNRITRTIRNKSCACDDCPGCALKEQMQKKGGNPCCDCKKPQKNFAK